CACCACGCCGTTGTCCGCCGTTACCTTGAAGATCGTCTGCGTATCGATGGTTCGAAACTGAACCTTTTTGTCCACATTCCGGTCCGCAAGTTTCGGATTGATACGGGTTATGGCGATATCGGTTATTTTCATGGCCTGCTTCTCTCCGTGCGGCATTCACCCCGCGGGTGAACGCACCTCTGGACGTATTGGCTTACTGGTTCGACAGCGACCTGGGCGCCCCCTCCTGGTTCGCGCCGTCACGAACGGTGGTGGCGATGGGCCAGCATTGTCCGCCGCGCTTCCTGTATTCATCCTCCGCGCCGCAGAGCCAGGTGAACATGCGCGCGGCCGCGATGGCGCCCTGGAACTGCTCGAACACGCCTGCCGGCGGATCGAAGTTGATCGTGTTGAAATCGATGTCCGCCTGCGTGATCCAGTCTCTCCGAGGCGGGGCGGTCCGCCAGTAGTTGTACTTGAGCAGGTTGCGGTACTTGCTCTTTCCCTTCGGACCCGAGGCGGCCCTCGACCTGCGGTGCCAGATCCCGTACACCGTAAGGAAGATCGTACCGGCCGGACTGGCCGTGGACACCGTCCCTCGAATGGAGCCGAGATGGGCCATCATGGGCGCCTTGTTGCGCATGAATTGAGATCCGGGCAGGACGACCGTAGGCCCCATGTCCTCGGTGCATGCTTCCGGATAGTAGAAGACCTGCAGGTACTCCAGCCGGTCGGTATAGATCGTCCCGCCGTCGCGATGCCAGTTCTGGGGTTTGTCGAAAGGCAGGGGGCCGCGGTGGTTGCTGATGATGAGCGGCAGGGTGAATCCGTTTCCGAGGAGCGACCGGACGGCGCCCGCCGCCTGCGGGTTCATGAGCACGCCCTCCGCGAAGAAGGACTCTTTCATAATGGGCGTGGGCTCGTAGGTGCTGTCGACGCGGTCCAGGTAGTCGACGACCTGCCTGTTGACATCATCGGGCACGACGCCGGGGAGCATGAGATAGCCGTTTCGGCAGAAATCGATCACCTCGCGGTCCGTCAGCGTCGGTGCGCAGTCCATCTCCTTTCCGTAAGGCGACTGGGTCATCGAGGCCTCCATCTCCTACCTCCATCGTTCCAGCACGAACTCGTATCCGAGCCCGTAGGTATCCTGTTCGCGCATGGCGAGGGACGCTTCGGGAAACTTGATGATACGCCAGCCGTCGTCCAGCGCTTCCTTGATCGACCGGTACCTGAAATCACCGTTTTCGTCGAGTCCGTCGGAATCCGCCCCGTCTTCGTATATACTGATGCCGACCACCGCGGAGTGGGGATTGGTCGTGGGCGCCTGCAGGTAGAGCAGGCCCTGTTTCAAGCCCCCTGAGACGTTCCGTGCCAGACCCAGTGCTCGGTCGATGTCTTCGACAGTCAGCTCGCCGTCCTCGAACCGTTTCCTGATGCGTTCCAACTGTGCCGTCAGGTTGTCCATCGGTGCATCCTCAGGCGTGAAGGATTGGGTACGCCGTGGCCGGGTCGGCAGTGATCGTGCCCCGGCACGTGGTAACTGTGGCCCGGATCTGCAGTGTCCGGAGCCTGGTACATGGTGACCGTGCCCCGGAACGCGTCTTCATTCAGAAGAAACATGACCAGAAGAATAATGACCAAACATAAATGACCGGGCTGTTTGTGAAAAGTAGAAATCCTCAAGTTAGCGCCGCGCCGCTTTCATCATGAGCAACAGGCTGCATTGAGCGCAGACTAGCAACGTAGCCAGGGTGAGATGAAGCACCTGGGCGGGTCTCGGCAGATCTCCGTAGGCGAGCGTGATGCCGAGCAGGATCTGGAGCACGATACCGGCCAGGATGAACTTGGCGACCGGTATCAGCCGGCTGCTCTGCGCATGCCGCCTCACCGCCCTGAAAACCAGCACGCCCGCCAGCAGCACGAGCCACGACGACAGCCGGTGCACGTGGTCCACCAGACCCACCTGGGCCAGCCATTCCTCGCGGGGCAGGCCGCCGGCGTCCTTGATGAAGGGGTCGATGCCCTCGCGGACCTGGGTGCCGAGGAGCAGTTGCAGGATGGTCACCGCGAGGAGCGCGAATCCCAGCCGCCGCAAAACAACGTGTGCTTCAGGAGTCAGCTCGACCCGGATCCGCTGTTCCAGGGATTGAAAGGTCACGTAGAGCAGGGCGCACAACAGGATCACGGCCAGAGACATATGCAGGGTGATGATCCCGGGCTGCAGGCCGGATCTGACTACCTGTCCGCCCAGCCAGCCCTGGAAGCCGACCAGCACGAAACACAGGCCCGCGCAGTAGAAGACCACCGGTTGCGTGCTTCGATATCGAAACGAACGCAGGAAGGTGACGAACACGAGGATCCCGATCGCGACGCCCACGAGACGATTGGCGTATTCGATCCACATTTTCGCCGGGTTGAAAGAAGCGGGGTCGTAACCCCTTTCACGGAGGTAATCCAGGTCGAGGTCTTCAACACTCGACGGCGGCAGCCAGGAACCCCAGCACCTGGGCCAGTCGGGACATCCCAGGCCGGCCCCGGTGATCCGCACCAGGCTGCCCACGGAAATCAACAGCACCGTGGCCGCGAGGGTCGCCACGGCTGTTTTCTGGAAGGCGTTCATGATAGGCCATCATAGACCCTGACGCTTTTTTCGGCAAGGGATATCGAGTGGGCGCCGCGCGGTTCGTTCAGGCGCCCCGGAGGAGGTTTTGTAGTTGCTATTTCAGCCGCTTCGATGTATCTTGCGCGGAGCAGTACGAGGCAGCTTTCTTAGGGGTATAGCTCAGCTGGTAGAGCGGCGGTCTCCAAAACCGTAGGTCGCGGGTTCGAATCCTGCTGCCCCTGTTCCCTGTTACAGATCGCGTGCTGGTGCGGCGTCTCGCCGGAACGGATGGGCCATGTCGTTTTTTGAAGTGGAAACCTGGGTACCGAAGCCCGGCCGGAAGGTCGATCATGACGAAATGATCCGCACCTGGTTCGCCTTCGTGGAAAGCCATAAAGACGAACTTTTCCCCGAGTGGCGGTCAGCCCGGTATTACCGCGAGGTAGCGCGCAATTCCGGGCAGCCCACAGGACGCTACGTCATGGTGTTCGAGTACATTTCCCACGAAGGATTCCTCGCCTACAAGGAACGGCGAAAGGACTGGTCCGGCCCCTACGCGGAATACAAGAAGGTAGACCCCTACCAGTTCTTCGACCTGGACACCGTCACCGAGACCTGCTGGATGCCCGAAGAGCAGGACCGGTGGCTCGACTTCACCTGAGGACCACAGGAGACCATGAGCAAACAGGTGTGACCATGCGTAACCATGCGTAACCAGTACATCCTTACCCCCTACTTCCTGGACCGCTATGATCCGGCCCTGCTCGACCTCACGCAGGACGACTGGATCGTAAACAGCCCCACGTTACACGGTGCCGACGAAATGTCCCGGACGCTGTGCGTGCATCGTCCCCTCGCCGACCGAGTCGCCGAGGCCGCGGCGGCCGGAAGGCGGCCGGTCAGCGTCGCGGGAGACTGCTGCGCGACCATTCCGGTCATGGCCGGGCTGCAGCGCGCCGGGATCCACCCGGTCTTCCTGTGGCTCGACGCCCACGGCGACTTCAACACTTGGGAGACCACACCGAGCGGATTCCTGGGCGGCATGCCGCTGGCCATGATGGTCGGCCTGGGCGAGCAGACCATGACCGAGAACGTGGGCATGGATACGTTTCCCGACGCGGACGTCATCATGTCGGACGGGCGGGACCTGGATCCCGGTGAGCGAAAGCTGGTCGAAGCCTCCCGGTTGAGGCATCTGCCCGACCCGATGGACCTGGTGGGCTGCGACCTTGCTGACCGGCCGGTCTACATCCATTTCGACACCGACCTGCTTGATCCCTCCGAGGCCCCGGCCATGGGCTACCCGGCCCCGGGCGGACCTGCCGCGGGCGACCTCGAGAAGGTCTTCCGGCACTTCGTGGACCATTGCGATATCGCCGCCCTGTCCATTTCCACGTGGCGTTCCAACATGGACGAAGACGGCCGCAGCAAGTCCGTGTGCATGGGCCTCTTCGACATCCTTACCGGCTGACTGGCGAGTCCTGCCGTGTCTTCCACCGATTCCATCTTCAAAGAACTGATCGTCATTGAGGCCGCGAACGTGCTGGCCGGTCCCGCCGTGGGCATGTTCTTCGCGGAGTTGGGCGCCACGGTGATCAAGGTGGAGAACATAAAGACCGGCGGCGACACGACCCGTCACTGGAAGTTGCCTTCGGAAGACCGGGACGGCGACGTCTCCGCCTACTTTTCCTCGGTGAACTGGGGTAAACGGTCTATCGGGGTCGATTTTTCGATACCCGAAGGATACGCGGTCCTGCGGGACCTGGTGCGGCGTGCCGACGTATTCCTGCAGAGTTTCAAAACCGGCGACGCGGAGAAGTTCGGGCTCGACTACCCGGCCCTGCGCGGCCTCAACGACCGGCTCATCTACGCCGATATCACGGCCTTCGGAGAAGAGGACGAGCGGCCGGGGTTCGATGCCGTGTTGCAGGCGGAAACGGGTTTTACGGGAATGAACGGCACCGAAGACAGCGGCCCCGTCAAAATGCCGGTGGCCCTCATCGACCTGCTCCTGGCCCACCAGTTGAAACAAGCCCTGCTGATCGCCCTCATCGAACGGATGCAAACCGGCCGGGGGTCTTACAATACGGTGTCGTTGTTCCACGCCGGGGTCGCGTCGCTCGCCAATCAGGCGGCGAACTACCTGGTCGCCGGTTCCGTTCCGGTCCGTGCGGGTTCCGACCACCCGAACATCGCACCCTATGGAACGACGTACGACACGCTGAACGGCGAACCCGTTGTGCTGGCCGTCGGCACCGACAGCCAGTTCCAGGCGCTTTGCAAGGCGCTGGGCATGCCCGAGGCGGCGAGGGACGCGCGGTTCAGCACAAATCCTCAACGGGTCATCCACCGCGATGCCTTGAATGCTCTGCTGGAGGATCGAATAGGCCAGCGG
This genomic interval from Gemmatimonadota bacterium contains the following:
- a CDS encoding COX15/CtaA family protein, which produces MNAFQKTAVATLAATVLLISVGSLVRITGAGLGCPDWPRCWGSWLPPSSVEDLDLDYLRERGYDPASFNPAKMWIEYANRLVGVAIGILVFVTFLRSFRYRSTQPVVFYCAGLCFVLVGFQGWLGGQVVRSGLQPGIITLHMSLAVILLCALLYVTFQSLEQRIRVELTPEAHVVLRRLGFALLAVTILQLLLGTQVREGIDPFIKDAGGLPREEWLAQVGLVDHVHRLSSWLVLLAGVLVFRAVRRHAQSSRLIPVAKFILAGIVLQILLGITLAYGDLPRPAQVLHLTLATLLVCAQCSLLLMMKAARR
- a CDS encoding arginase family protein yields the protein MRNQYILTPYFLDRYDPALLDLTQDDWIVNSPTLHGADEMSRTLCVHRPLADRVAEAAAAGRRPVSVAGDCCATIPVMAGLQRAGIHPVFLWLDAHGDFNTWETTPSGFLGGMPLAMMVGLGEQTMTENVGMDTFPDADVIMSDGRDLDPGERKLVEASRLRHLPDPMDLVGCDLADRPVYIHFDTDLLDPSEAPAMGYPAPGGPAAGDLEKVFRHFVDHCDIAALSISTWRSNMDEDGRSKSVCMGLFDILTG
- a CDS encoding phytanoyl-CoA dioxygenase family protein is translated as MTQSPYGKEMDCAPTLTDREVIDFCRNGYLMLPGVVPDDVNRQVVDYLDRVDSTYEPTPIMKESFFAEGVLMNPQAAGAVRSLLGNGFTLPLIISNHRGPLPFDKPQNWHRDGGTIYTDRLEYLQVFYYPEACTEDMGPTVVLPGSQFMRNKAPMMAHLGSIRGTVSTASPAGTIFLTVYGIWHRRSRAASGPKGKSKYRNLLKYNYWRTAPPRRDWITQADIDFNTINFDPPAGVFEQFQGAIAAARMFTWLCGAEDEYRKRGGQCWPIATTVRDGANQEGAPRSLSNQ
- a CDS encoding CaiB/BaiF CoA-transferase family protein, with translation MSSTDSIFKELIVIEAANVLAGPAVGMFFAELGATVIKVENIKTGGDTTRHWKLPSEDRDGDVSAYFSSVNWGKRSIGVDFSIPEGYAVLRDLVRRADVFLQSFKTGDAEKFGLDYPALRGLNDRLIYADITAFGEEDERPGFDAVLQAETGFTGMNGTEDSGPVKMPVALIDLLLAHQLKQALLIALIERMQTGRGSYNTVSLFHAGVASLANQAANYLVAGSVPVRAGSDHPNIAPYGTTYDTLNGEPVVLAVGTDSQFQALCKALGMPEAARDARFSTNPQRVIHRDALNALLEDRIGQRERESLLEELQVRKVPAGAVRRLDEVLNDESTNPLLLQGQRTDGTLIRGLRTVAFGSDAVSPPERLSAPPSFNQDRQFVLSEVLGYTEDRIKGLKKAGAVL